A genome region from Variovorax paradoxus includes the following:
- the atpA gene encoding F0F1 ATP synthase subunit alpha, which produces MQLNPAEISELIKSRIEGLGVSANIRNEGTVVSVTDGIVRVHGLSDAMQGEMLEFPPSADGTPSFGLALNLERDSVGAVILGEYEHISEGDTVKCTGRILEVPVGPELVGRVVNALGQPIDGKGPINAKLTDVIEKVAPGVIARKSVDQPMQTGLKSIDSMVPIGRGQRELIIGDRQTGKTAVAIDAIINQKGQGVTCIYVAIGQKASSIKNVVRALEQAGAMDYTIVVAASASESAAMQYVSAYSGCTMGEYFRDRGEDALIVYDDLSKQAVAYRQVSLLLRRPPGREAYPGDVFYLHSRLLERAARVNADYVEAFTKGEVKGKTGSLTALPIIETQAGDVSAFVPTNVISITDGQIFLETNLFNAGIRPAINAGISVSRVGSSAQTKIIKGLSGGIRTDLAQYRELAAFAQFASDLDEATRKQLDRGARVTELLKQPQYSPLPISLMGASLFAVNKGFMDDLEIKKVLPFEHGLHQFLKSSHAALLDKIEKAKALDKESEAELLAAVTAFKKSFA; this is translated from the coding sequence ATGCAACTCAATCCCGCAGAAATTTCCGAACTGATCAAGAGCCGCATCGAGGGCCTCGGGGTCAGCGCCAACATCCGCAACGAAGGCACCGTGGTGTCGGTGACCGACGGCATCGTGCGCGTGCACGGCCTGTCGGACGCGATGCAGGGCGAAATGCTCGAGTTCCCGCCGAGCGCCGACGGCACGCCGTCGTTCGGCCTCGCCCTGAACCTCGAGCGCGATTCGGTCGGCGCCGTGATTCTGGGCGAATACGAACACATCTCCGAAGGCGACACCGTCAAGTGCACGGGCCGCATCCTGGAAGTGCCGGTCGGCCCCGAACTCGTGGGCCGCGTGGTGAACGCCCTGGGCCAGCCGATCGACGGCAAGGGTCCGATCAATGCCAAGCTGACCGACGTGATCGAGAAGGTTGCACCCGGCGTGATCGCACGGAAGTCCGTCGACCAGCCGATGCAGACCGGCCTGAAGTCCATCGACTCGATGGTGCCGATCGGCCGTGGCCAGCGCGAGCTGATCATCGGTGACCGCCAGACCGGCAAGACCGCCGTGGCGATCGACGCGATCATCAACCAGAAGGGCCAAGGCGTGACGTGTATCTACGTCGCCATTGGCCAGAAGGCTTCGTCGATCAAGAACGTGGTGCGCGCGCTGGAACAAGCCGGTGCCATGGACTACACGATCGTGGTGGCAGCCTCCGCTTCGGAATCGGCCGCCATGCAGTACGTGTCGGCCTACTCGGGCTGCACGATGGGCGAGTACTTCCGCGACCGCGGCGAAGACGCGCTGATCGTCTATGACGACCTGTCCAAGCAAGCCGTGGCCTACCGCCAGGTCTCGCTGCTGCTGCGCCGCCCGCCGGGCCGCGAAGCCTATCCCGGCGACGTGTTCTATCTTCACAGCCGCCTGCTCGAACGCGCAGCCCGCGTGAACGCCGACTACGTCGAAGCCTTCACCAAGGGTGAAGTCAAGGGCAAGACCGGTTCGCTGACCGCACTGCCGATCATCGAAACGCAAGCCGGTGACGTTTCCGCCTTCGTCCCGACCAACGTGATCTCGATCACCGACGGCCAGATCTTCCTGGAAACCAACCTGTTCAACGCCGGTATCCGCCCCGCCATCAACGCCGGTATCTCGGTGTCGCGCGTGGGTTCGTCGGCTCAGACGAAGATCATCAAGGGCCTGTCCGGCGGTATCCGTACCGACCTGGCGCAGTACCGTGAACTGGCTGCGTTCGCGCAGTTCGCTTCCGACCTCGACGAAGCCACCCGCAAGCAGCTCGACCGCGGTGCACGCGTGACCGAACTGCTGAAGCAGCCCCAGTACAGCCCGCTGCCGATCTCGCTGATGGGCGCCTCGCTGTTCGCTGTGAACAAGGGCTTCATGGACGACCTCGAGATCAAGAAGGTGCTGCCGTTCGAACATGGCCTGCATCAGTTCCTGAAGTCCAGCCACGCTGCCCTGCTCGACAAGATCGAGAAGGCGAAGGCGCTCGACAAGGAATCGGAAGCCGAATTGCTGGCCGCCGTCACCGCGTTCAAGAAGTCGTTCGCCTGA
- a CDS encoding F0F1 ATP synthase subunit delta: MAELATIARPYAEALFKASSSDVAGTSAWLEKMAVIAANPELQQFADNPKATAEQVIGVVAGAFGAPLAAPAQNFLAALIENGRFSVLPEIAKQFRTLANAKSGSSDAVVYSAFPIDAAALAGVSAALEKRFGRKLQVTVQQEPELIGGIRVVVGDEVLDTSVKARLEQMKVALAA; this comes from the coding sequence ATGGCAGAACTCGCCACCATTGCACGCCCCTACGCCGAGGCGCTCTTCAAGGCTTCGTCGTCCGACGTCGCCGGCACCAGCGCATGGCTCGAAAAGATGGCCGTCATCGCGGCCAATCCGGAACTCCAGCAATTCGCCGACAACCCCAAGGCCACGGCCGAGCAGGTGATCGGCGTGGTTGCTGGTGCATTCGGTGCACCGCTGGCCGCTCCTGCCCAGAACTTCCTGGCTGCGCTCATCGAGAACGGGCGTTTTTCGGTGCTGCCGGAAATTGCGAAGCAGTTCCGGACACTGGCCAACGCGAAGAGCGGCTCGTCCGACGCCGTTGTCTACAGCGCCTTCCCGATCGACGCCGCGGCCCTGGCCGGTGTGTCGGCTGCGCTCGAAAAGCGTTTCGGTCGCAAGCTCCAGGTCACGGTTCAGCAAGAACCCGAACTGATCGGCGGCATTCGTGTGGTGGTCGGCGACGAGGTGCTCGACACCTCCGTCAAAGCGCGCCTTGAACAAATGAAAGTTGCGCTGGCGGCCTGA
- the atpG gene encoding F0F1 ATP synthase subunit gamma → MAAGKEIRGKIKSVENTKKITKAMEMVSVSKMRKAQERMRAARPYSEKIRNIAANLGKANPEYTHAFMKTTEAKGVGFIIVTSDKGLCGGLNTNLLRAVTAKLREAQAAGNAIESVAIGSKGLGFLNRIGARVVAHVTQLGDTPHLDKLIGPVKTLLDAYAEGKLSAVYLCYTKFINTIKQEPMVEQLLPLKAETLQTESGHHSWDYIYEPDAQSVIDELLVRYVESLVYQAVAENMASEHSARMVAMKAATDNAGNVISELKLVYNKTRQAGITKELSEIVSGAAAAAGV, encoded by the coding sequence ATGGCAGCTGGTAAGGAAATCCGCGGCAAGATCAAATCGGTGGAAAACACCAAGAAGATCACCAAGGCCATGGAAATGGTCTCGGTTTCCAAGATGCGCAAGGCGCAGGAACGCATGCGCGCCGCTCGCCCCTACAGCGAAAAAATCCGCAACATCGCTGCCAACCTTGGCAAGGCGAACCCGGAGTACACCCACGCATTCATGAAGACGACCGAAGCCAAGGGCGTCGGTTTCATCATCGTGACCAGCGACAAGGGCCTGTGCGGCGGCTTGAACACGAACCTGCTGCGTGCCGTGACGGCCAAGCTGCGCGAAGCGCAGGCAGCGGGCAACGCGATCGAGTCCGTCGCCATCGGCAGCAAGGGTCTGGGTTTCCTGAATCGCATCGGCGCCCGCGTGGTGGCCCATGTGACGCAGCTGGGCGACACGCCGCATCTCGACAAGCTCATCGGGCCCGTCAAGACGCTGCTGGACGCCTATGCCGAAGGCAAGCTGTCGGCGGTGTACCTGTGCTACACGAAGTTCATCAACACCATCAAGCAAGAGCCGATGGTCGAGCAGCTGCTGCCGCTGAAGGCCGAGACGCTGCAGACCGAGTCGGGACATCATTCGTGGGACTACATCTACGAACCCGATGCTCAGAGCGTGATCGACGAACTGCTGGTGCGCTACGTGGAATCGCTGGTGTACCAGGCCGTGGCCGAAAACATGGCGTCCGAGCATTCGGCGCGCATGGTGGCGATGAAGGCTGCGACCGACAACGCGGGTAATGTGATCAGCGAATTGAAGCTGGTCTACAACAAGACCCGCCAGGCCGGCATCACCAAGGAACTGTCGGAAATCGTGTCCGGCGCGGCCGCTGCCGCAGGCGTTTGA
- a CDS encoding MBL fold metallo-hydrolase: MTLRWRLVAAALCAGSVAAACTTAPNPYYDASRRHHRPDGFQDNYIAFKPKNFFTDVLLGWQLPSWFKGLPPPPSAPPPVVPPDMAFINANAGPATQPAATFIGHATVLVQVPTANGGLNVLTDPMFGERASPFSFAGPKRFQPPGIALKDLPHIDLVLISHNHYDHLDEGSVKALNAQAGGPPLFVVPLGIAPWLAERGIANAVELDWWDSITLPSSTGTTGTAGALQASQVRIQRNGAGIATDATDAPQVFLVPAQHWSARGLGDRMQTLWGGFALLAPKMHLFYAGDTGYSKDFADIQARLAPRQGSAQGGGFDLALLPVGAYEPRWFMTDQHANPDESVRIHRDLHAKRSLGVHWATFSLTDEALDQPPKDLAAARQAQGVADDAFFTLAIGETRKLPARQAMP; the protein is encoded by the coding sequence TTGACCTTGCGCTGGCGGCTCGTCGCGGCGGCGCTGTGCGCCGGCAGCGTCGCGGCCGCCTGCACGACGGCGCCCAACCCTTACTACGACGCCAGCCGCAGGCACCACCGGCCCGACGGCTTCCAGGACAACTACATCGCGTTCAAGCCGAAGAACTTCTTCACCGACGTGCTGCTGGGCTGGCAACTGCCGTCGTGGTTCAAGGGGCTGCCGCCGCCTCCGAGCGCGCCGCCTCCGGTGGTGCCGCCCGACATGGCCTTCATCAACGCCAATGCCGGCCCCGCCACGCAGCCCGCCGCTACCTTCATCGGCCACGCCACCGTGCTCGTGCAGGTGCCCACCGCGAACGGCGGCCTCAACGTGCTGACCGATCCGATGTTCGGTGAACGCGCCTCGCCCTTCTCGTTCGCGGGTCCGAAGCGCTTCCAGCCTCCGGGCATTGCGCTGAAGGACCTGCCGCACATCGACCTGGTGCTCATCAGCCACAACCATTACGACCACCTCGACGAAGGCAGCGTGAAAGCGCTGAACGCCCAGGCCGGCGGCCCGCCGCTGTTCGTGGTGCCGCTGGGCATCGCGCCATGGCTCGCCGAGCGCGGCATTGCCAACGCGGTCGAACTCGACTGGTGGGACAGCATCACGCTGCCTTCCTCGACCGGCACCACCGGCACCGCAGGCGCGCTGCAGGCCTCGCAGGTCCGCATCCAGCGCAACGGCGCGGGCATCGCCACCGATGCGACCGACGCGCCACAGGTGTTCCTCGTGCCCGCCCAGCATTGGAGCGCGCGCGGCCTCGGCGACAGGATGCAGACGCTCTGGGGCGGCTTCGCGCTGCTCGCGCCGAAGATGCACCTCTTCTATGCGGGCGACACCGGCTATTCGAAGGACTTCGCCGACATCCAGGCCCGCCTCGCGCCGCGCCAGGGCAGCGCCCAGGGCGGCGGCTTCGACCTCGCCCTGCTGCCGGTTGGCGCCTACGAGCCGCGCTGGTTCATGACGGACCAGCACGCCAATCCCGACGAGAGCGTGCGCATCCACCGCGACCTGCACGCCAAGCGCAGCCTGGGCGTGCACTGGGCGACCTTCTCGCTCACCGACGAGGCGCTCGACCAGCCGCCGAAAGACCTGGCCGCTGCGCGCCAGGCCCAGGGCGTGGCCGACGACGCCTTCTTCACGCTCGCCATCGGCGAGACCCGGAAGTTGCCCGCGCGGCAGGCCATGCCATGA
- the lipB gene encoding lipoyl(octanoyl) transferase LipB — MTDTLANVPAIELHPLGRADYAATFAAMKQFTLERTPDTPDALWICEHAPVFTQGIAGQQDHILNPGDIPVVQTDRGGQVTFHGPGQVVAYPLIDLRRAGYFVKEYVYRIEESVLRTLAHFGVTGHRVAGAPGIYVRLDDPFSHATLTGPRPAHDPFRGLGKIAALGIKVSRHATYHGVALNVGMDLEPFSRINPCGYAGLQTVDLSTIGIQTTWEEAATVLSQKLTAFLAP; from the coding sequence ATGACCGACACCCTCGCGAACGTCCCCGCCATCGAGCTGCACCCGCTGGGCCGCGCCGACTACGCCGCCACCTTCGCGGCCATGAAGCAGTTCACCCTCGAACGCACCCCGGACACACCCGATGCGCTATGGATTTGCGAGCACGCGCCGGTCTTCACCCAAGGCATCGCAGGCCAGCAGGACCACATCCTGAACCCTGGCGACATCCCCGTCGTGCAGACCGACCGCGGCGGCCAGGTTACCTTCCACGGCCCAGGCCAGGTGGTGGCCTATCCGCTGATCGACCTGCGCCGCGCGGGCTATTTCGTCAAGGAATACGTCTACCGCATCGAGGAATCCGTGCTGCGCACGCTGGCCCATTTCGGCGTCACGGGCCACCGCGTGGCGGGCGCGCCGGGCATCTACGTGCGGCTCGACGACCCGTTCTCGCACGCTACCCTTACCGGCCCGCGGCCCGCCCACGATCCGTTCCGCGGCCTCGGCAAGATCGCCGCGCTGGGCATCAAGGTGAGCCGCCATGCCACCTACCACGGCGTGGCGCTCAACGTCGGGATGGACCTCGAACCCTTCTCGCGGATCAACCCTTGCGGCTACGCGGGGCTGCAAACGGTCGACCTTTCTACAATCGGCATCCAAACCACATGGGAAGAAGCCGCCACGGTACTGAGCCAGAAACTCACTGCCTTCCTGGCGCCTTGA
- the atpE gene encoding F0F1 ATP synthase subunit C, which translates to MEVISFVALAAGLIIGLGAVGACIGIGIMGSKYLESAARQPELMGELQTKMFLLAGLIDAAFIIGTGIALWFATANPFLSQIANLPK; encoded by the coding sequence ATGGAAGTTATTAGCTTTGTTGCACTGGCCGCCGGCCTGATCATCGGTCTGGGCGCTGTGGGCGCATGTATCGGCATCGGCATCATGGGCAGCAAGTACCTCGAGTCGGCCGCACGTCAGCCTGAACTCATGGGCGAACTTCAAACCAAGATGTTCCTGCTGGCCGGTCTGATCGACGCTGCTTTCATTATCGGTACCGGTATCGCCCTGTGGTTCGCAACGGCCAACCCGTTCCTGTCGCAAATCGCCAACCTGCCGAAGTAA
- a CDS encoding ATP synthase subunit I, translating into MKTIARQDSEVAEDLDAEFKPLTAEEARELRAKNPSISPWRVIACQLVVGLVVALAAWGLTGRQNLGWSAAYGAIAVVVPSAVFARGLTGRFSSLNPGTAVFGFFLWEMVKMALSMAMLIAAPRLITALSWPAMLIGLVVTMKAAWLAVMFSPRRRKQRDE; encoded by the coding sequence ATGAAAACAATCGCCCGCCAGGACTCGGAGGTCGCTGAAGACCTCGACGCAGAATTCAAGCCGTTGACCGCCGAAGAGGCGCGTGAACTGCGAGCAAAGAACCCTTCGATCTCCCCGTGGCGGGTGATCGCGTGTCAGTTGGTTGTCGGTCTGGTGGTGGCTTTGGCCGCCTGGGGGCTGACTGGGAGGCAAAATCTGGGTTGGTCCGCCGCTTACGGTGCGATCGCGGTGGTTGTTCCATCGGCGGTCTTTGCACGCGGGTTGACCGGCCGGTTTTCTTCCTTGAATCCGGGTACTGCGGTGTTCGGATTCTTCCTGTGGGAAATGGTCAAGATGGCCTTGTCGATGGCGATGCTGATCGCTGCGCCAAGGTTGATTACGGCGCTGAGCTGGCCAGCAATGCTGATCGGCCTGGTGGTGACAATGAAGGCGGCGTGGTTGGCGGTGATGTTCTCGCCCCGGCGCCGGAAACAGAGAGACGAGTAA
- a CDS encoding F0F1 ATP synthase subunit B, whose amino-acid sequence MSITGTLIVQMIVFLILVGFTMKYVWPPIAKALDDRAAKIAEGLAAADKAKSELTAANKRVEAELGQARNESAQRLADAERRAQAIVEEAKARATEEGNKIVAAARAEAEQQALKAREALREQVAALAVKGAEQILRKEVNAGVHADLLARLQTEL is encoded by the coding sequence GTGAGCATTACCGGTACCCTGATCGTTCAGATGATCGTGTTCCTGATCCTGGTCGGGTTCACGATGAAGTACGTGTGGCCGCCGATCGCGAAAGCGCTGGATGACCGCGCTGCGAAGATCGCCGAAGGCCTCGCTGCCGCCGACAAGGCCAAGTCCGAGCTGACCGCCGCCAACAAGCGCGTGGAAGCTGAGCTGGGCCAGGCGCGCAACGAGTCCGCACAACGTCTTGCTGACGCCGAACGTCGCGCCCAGGCCATCGTTGAAGAGGCCAAGGCCCGCGCGACCGAGGAAGGCAACAAGATCGTTGCAGCCGCACGCGCCGAAGCCGAGCAGCAGGCACTGAAGGCCCGCGAAGCCCTGCGCGAGCAGGTTGCCGCGCTGGCCGTCAAGGGCGCAGAGCAGATTCTGCGCAAGGAAGTGAATGCGGGCGTTCACGCCGATTTGCTCGCCCGTCTGCAGACCGAACTCTGA
- the atpB gene encoding F0F1 ATP synthase subunit A: MAAENAAEHGQTAGEYIVHHLTHLQSSKPGGVADLTVFNFDSLFFSILLGILGCWLLWLAARKATSGVPGRFQAAVELLVEMVDQQAKGIVHNATSRKFVAPLALTIFVWIFLLNAMDLFPVDLFPAIWAKIFGIAGEDPHHAYLRVVPTADLSVTMGMSVAVLLICIYYNIKIKGAGGWVHELFTAPFGNHWALYPFNFAMQMIEFVAKTVSHGMRLFGNMYAGELIFLLIALMGGAWSVSATGIGLAIGHIIAGTAWAIFHILIITLQAFVFMMLTLVYIGQAHDHH; encoded by the coding sequence ATGGCTGCTGAAAACGCTGCGGAACATGGTCAGACCGCGGGTGAATACATCGTTCACCACTTGACGCACCTGCAAAGCTCCAAGCCTGGGGGTGTTGCGGACCTGACGGTTTTCAATTTCGACTCGCTGTTCTTCTCGATTCTGCTCGGCATCCTGGGGTGCTGGCTGTTGTGGCTTGCTGCCCGCAAGGCTACTTCGGGCGTTCCTGGTCGTTTTCAAGCGGCTGTCGAGCTGCTCGTCGAAATGGTCGACCAGCAAGCCAAGGGCATCGTCCACAACGCCACGAGCCGCAAGTTCGTTGCGCCGCTGGCACTGACGATCTTCGTGTGGATCTTCCTGCTCAACGCAATGGACTTGTTCCCGGTCGATTTGTTCCCGGCGATCTGGGCCAAGATCTTCGGCATCGCCGGCGAAGACCCGCATCACGCCTACCTGCGCGTCGTGCCGACCGCCGACCTGTCGGTGACCATGGGCATGTCGGTGGCCGTGCTGCTGATCTGCATTTACTACAACATCAAGATCAAGGGTGCCGGCGGCTGGGTTCACGAGCTGTTCACCGCACCCTTCGGCAACCACTGGGCGCTGTACCCCTTCAACTTCGCCATGCAGATGATCGAGTTCGTCGCCAAGACGGTCTCCCACGGCATGCGGTTGTTCGGCAACATGTACGCCGGTGAGCTGATCTTCCTGCTGATCGCCTTGATGGGCGGTGCCTGGTCCGTGTCGGCCACCGGCATCGGCCTGGCCATCGGCCACATCATCGCGGGCACGGCCTGGGCCATCTTCCACATCCTGATCATCACGTTGCAAGCCTTCGTGTTCATGATGCTGACGCTGGTCTACATCGGTCAGGCCCACGATCACCACTGA
- a CDS encoding YbeD family protein, which yields MTDDTTTTETTSIPDPRKESLIEYPSQFPIKVMGAKVDGFVHAVTQIAERFDPTFDATTVELRDSKAGNYLGVTITVTATSREQLDDIYRALSSHPMVKVVL from the coding sequence ATGACCGACGACACGACCACCACCGAGACCACCTCGATTCCCGATCCGCGCAAGGAATCGCTGATCGAATACCCCTCGCAGTTCCCCATCAAGGTGATGGGCGCGAAGGTCGACGGCTTCGTGCATGCGGTCACGCAGATCGCCGAGCGGTTCGACCCGACCTTCGACGCCACCACCGTCGAGCTGCGCGACAGCAAGGCCGGCAACTACCTCGGCGTGACGATCACCGTCACCGCCACCAGCCGCGAGCAGCTCGACGACATCTATCGCGCGCTGTCCTCGCACCCGATGGTCAAGGTCGTGCTTTGA